The genomic interval TTTCTCTTTTGTTGAGGAAAAATTCTCAGCGGGAACAATTTTCTCCAATTCCTTTGCTGTCATATTCCAAAGTTTATCATGCTGTTCATTTAATAAAACAACAACTCTTGTACTTTGAGAATTGAAAGAGGATGGTGTATGCAGCACTGCTTCATTCACTATTTCTTGAATTTTTTCATCAGACACTACCTGTTCTTTGCTTATACCATAATAAGAACGACGATTTTTTATCGCTTCTAAAAATGCACTCATTTTTCTCCTCCAATTGAAAAAATTTTACTTATTTATATTACCCATTTGACGAATTCTTAAAATATTTTTTCTGAAAAAATCCCACAAAAAAGAGTAAAGCTATTTTAGCTTTACTCAGATTGTAGAAAAACCCCCTATTTGTAGTGACCCCTAAAAGTTAGAGCTTATATTAAGCAGCTAATTGGCTGGTATGAATTCGGTATTGAACCGGACTCATTCCAGCCAATTTTTGCTTTATGCGTTTATTGTTATAATAAATGATATATTCTTCTATTCTCTTTTTTAATTCCTCAAATGAGCAGCGTGCCTTCCCGTAGTACATTTCCTGTTTTAATAATCCAAAAAAGTTCTCCATAGGTGAATTGTCCAAGCAGTTTCCCTTTCGCGACATACTCTGGAACACCCTATGTTTCTTTAGGGTTTTAATCCAACTATTATGTTGATAATGCCAACCTTGATCAGAATGAATTGTCGTTCTGTATTTTGATTCTTTTACAATCTCTAAAGCTTCCTCGAGTGGCTTGAGGGCCAATTCTAAAGTTGGACGCATACTTATCCCATACGAAATAACTTCCCTATTGAACATATCCATAATTGGATTTAAATACAGTTTTCTACCATCTAAGCACTTGAATTCGGTGATATCTGTTGTTAATTTTTGATAGCACACATTTGTGTAAAAACGACGATTGATACGATTCTTGGCAATCGTACCAATCGTTCCTTTGTAAGAACTGTACTTTCGTGATTTTCTACTAAACTTATTACATTTGAGTCCAAGTTTATTCATAATGCGTTGAATCTTCTTGTGGTTCACTATTAAACCACGTTGTTTTAAGCTCAATTGGATACGACGGTACCCGTAATTGCCATCATGTTCCTCAAATAATGATTGAATACATTCTTCTAGTTCCTGATCCGGATTCTCCTTTTTCATCATACTTACATGATAATGATAGGTGGATTCAGGAATTCCGACTCTTTGTAGAACATCTTTTAGTCTGAACTTTTCTTTAAGTTCGAATGATAACGCTGTTTGTGCTTTTCGAGATAGTCTTCCGGATTCATCTGAAAAGCTCGTAACTTTTTTAAGTATG from Niallia sp. FSL W8-0635 carries:
- a CDS encoding IS3 family transposase, producing the protein MLKKVTSFSDESGRLSRKAQTALSFELKEKFRLKDVLQRVGIPESTYHYHVSMMKKENPDQELEECIQSLFEEHDGNYGYRRIQLSLKQRGLIVNHKKIQRIMNKLGLKCNKFSRKSRKYSSYKGTIGTIAKNRINRRFYTNVCYQKLTTDITEFKCLDGRKLYLNPIMDMFNREVISYGISMRPTLELALKPLEEALEIVKESKYRTTIHSDQGWHYQHNSWIKTLKKHRVFQSMSRKGNCLDNSPMENFFGLLKQEMYYGKARCSFEELKKRIEEYIIYYNNKRIKQKLAGMSPVQYRIHTSQLAA